One segment of Pontibacter akesuensis DNA contains the following:
- a CDS encoding DUF420 domain-containing protein has translation MTTVRENSATNSNDKKFLTLIAILSVAIPVVVAVLFFMPKANNPGVDVSYLPTLHAILNSLTAVALVIGYYNVKRGNVMVHRGAMLAAFSLSAIFLVSYVTYHFLGQRTIYGGEGVLKYIYYFVLLTHIVLAVVIVPLVLLSVYYGISSQLARHRRISRWTFPIWLYVAVTGVLVYLMISPYYT, from the coding sequence ATGACTACAGTAAGAGAAAATAGCGCAACGAACAGTAACGACAAGAAATTTCTGACGCTTATCGCCATCTTGTCGGTAGCCATACCCGTAGTGGTGGCGGTGCTTTTTTTTATGCCGAAAGCCAATAACCCGGGAGTAGATGTTTCTTATTTGCCAACCCTTCATGCCATACTCAACTCGCTCACTGCGGTGGCACTCGTTATCGGGTACTACAATGTGAAGCGTGGAAACGTGATGGTGCACCGCGGAGCCATGCTGGCGGCATTTAGTTTGTCGGCCATCTTCCTGGTTTCGTATGTTACCTACCATTTCCTGGGGCAGCGAACTATCTACGGCGGGGAAGGTGTTTTAAAGTACATCTATTACTTCGTGCTGCTCACGCATATTGTGTTGGCTGTCGTAATTGTTCCGCTGGTACTGTTGTCCGTATACTATGGTATCAGCAGCCAGTTGGCGCGCCACCGCCGCATCTCCAGATGGACCTTCCCGATCTGGCTGTACGTGGCCGTTACGGGTGTGCTGGTTTACCTGATGATATCGCCTTATTACACTTAA
- a CDS encoding SCO family protein, translated as MPILIFIFISVFGVHHFSLKTYYPKLDERGEVVYNAAGDTVFQTVPYFDFVSQQGDSLSQTDLDSTIYVISFFEPSCPNPCQDLLSKLKRVHDAYENIPQVKFVSISVSQQQDSLQLLQQLSNRFEAQPERWYFLTGSPAERADFREAVTIGMSGDSTVADSGARIILVDKQKQVRGIYDGTGNKEIDRLKLEINVLLDDYSKRK; from the coding sequence GTGCCTATTCTTATTTTTATCTTTATCAGTGTGTTTGGTGTTCACCATTTTTCACTGAAAACCTACTATCCCAAGCTCGATGAGCGGGGAGAGGTGGTGTACAATGCCGCCGGCGATACCGTTTTTCAGACGGTTCCTTATTTTGATTTCGTGTCGCAGCAGGGAGACAGCCTTAGCCAGACAGACCTGGACAGCACGATCTACGTCATCAGTTTCTTTGAGCCTTCCTGTCCGAATCCGTGCCAGGACCTGCTCTCTAAGCTGAAGCGGGTACACGATGCTTACGAAAACATCCCACAAGTAAAGTTTGTTTCTATCAGTGTAAGCCAACAGCAGGATAGTCTGCAACTGTTGCAACAGCTAAGCAACAGATTTGAGGCGCAGCCGGAGCGATGGTACTTCCTGACGGGTAGCCCGGCTGAAAGAGCGGATTTCCGTGAGGCTGTAACAATAGGCATGAGCGGTGATTCTACAGTTGCAGACAGTGGGGCAAGAATCATACTGGTGGATAAGCAAAAGCAGGTCCGCGGCATTTACGATGGTACAGGGAATAAGGAAATTGATCGCTTAAAATTAGAAATAAACGTTTTGCTGGATGACTACAGTAAGAGAAAATAG
- a CDS encoding cytochrome c oxidase subunit I, which yields MSSTDITINHDVHPAHDEHEHHHEQNFLEKYIFSQDHKTIAKQFLIMGIAWAFLGGFLSILFRLQLGWPEATFTFLEPILGGWVENGKLNPEFYLALVTMHGTIMVFFVLTAGLSGTFSNFLIPLQLGARDMASGFMNMLSFWIFFLSSIILFSSLFVETGPAAGGWTVYPPLSALPEAIQGSQDGMTLWLIAMALFIVSQLLGGVNYITTVINLRTKGMSMTKMPLTIWAFFFTAILGLLAFPVLFSAALLLIFDRSFGTSFFLSDIYIAGQALSNTGGSPILFQHLFWFLGHPEVYIVIMPAFGIVSEVITTNSRKPIFGYRAMIGSLFGISVLSFVVWAHHMFVSGMNPFLGSVFMFLTLIIAVPSAVKVFNWLATLWRGNIRFTSAMMFAVGFVSLFISGGLTGIILGNSALDIQLHDTYFVVAHFHLVMGAAAFFGMFAGVYHWFPKMFGRMMDEKLGFVHFWLTFISVYLVFMPMHYIGIAGFPRRYYNWTGFEVFSGFTDMNTFISISAILGFTAQFIFLFNFVYSIVRGRRATANPWHSNTLEWTTPVNPGHGNWPGALPVVHRWPYDYSKPGSVEDYIPQTVPFSETQSSNMPHERDFE from the coding sequence ATGTCTAGTACAGATATTACCATCAACCATGATGTGCATCCTGCCCACGACGAGCATGAGCATCATCACGAGCAAAATTTTTTAGAGAAGTACATCTTTAGCCAGGACCACAAGACGATTGCAAAGCAATTCCTGATCATGGGTATTGCCTGGGCATTCTTAGGTGGATTCCTTTCCATCCTGTTCCGCCTGCAGTTGGGCTGGCCAGAGGCAACTTTCACTTTCCTGGAGCCAATCCTGGGTGGTTGGGTTGAAAACGGAAAGCTGAACCCGGAGTTTTACCTGGCGCTGGTAACCATGCACGGAACCATCATGGTATTCTTCGTGCTTACGGCTGGTCTGAGCGGTACTTTCAGTAACTTCCTCATTCCACTTCAGTTGGGAGCACGCGACATGGCCTCTGGTTTCATGAACATGCTTTCTTTCTGGATCTTCTTCCTGTCAAGCATCATCCTGTTCTCTTCCTTATTTGTGGAAACAGGGCCTGCAGCAGGTGGCTGGACGGTGTATCCGCCGCTAAGCGCCCTGCCTGAAGCCATACAAGGTTCTCAGGACGGTATGACGCTTTGGCTGATTGCAATGGCCCTGTTTATTGTGTCTCAGTTGTTGGGTGGTGTAAACTATATCACAACTGTAATCAACCTTAGAACAAAAGGTATGTCGATGACGAAGATGCCGCTTACTATCTGGGCGTTCTTCTTCACAGCTATACTTGGTCTGCTTGCTTTCCCTGTGTTGTTCTCTGCCGCTTTGCTTCTGATCTTTGACCGTAGCTTCGGTACTAGCTTCTTCCTGTCTGACATTTACATCGCCGGACAGGCACTTTCTAACACAGGTGGTAGCCCAATTCTGTTCCAGCACTTGTTCTGGTTCCTGGGTCACCCGGAAGTATACATCGTTATCATGCCGGCATTCGGTATTGTATCAGAAGTAATCACAACAAACTCTCGCAAGCCGATCTTCGGTTACAGAGCGATGATTGGCTCCCTGTTCGGTATCTCGGTTCTTTCCTTCGTAGTATGGGCGCACCACATGTTCGTATCGGGTATGAACCCGTTCCTGGGATCAGTGTTCATGTTCCTGACGCTGATCATTGCGGTACCATCTGCGGTAAAAGTATTTAACTGGTTGGCTACTCTGTGGCGCGGTAACATCCGTTTTACATCTGCCATGATGTTTGCGGTTGGTTTTGTGTCACTCTTTATCTCTGGTGGTTTAACAGGTATCATACTTGGTAACTCCGCATTGGATATTCAGTTGCACGATACCTACTTCGTAGTGGCGCACTTCCACCTGGTAATGGGTGCGGCGGCGTTCTTTGGTATGTTTGCCGGAGTTTACCACTGGTTCCCTAAGATGTTTGGCCGCATGATGGATGAGAAGTTAGGCTTCGTTCACTTCTGGCTAACCTTTATCTCGGTATACCTGGTGTTTATGCCAATGCACTACATCGGTATCGCTGGTTTCCCTAGAAGATACTACAACTGGACAGGATTCGAGGTATTCAGTGGCTTTACGGATATGAACACGTTCATCAGTATTTCCGCCATACTTGGTTTCACGGCACAGTTCATCTTCCTGTTCAACTTTGTGTACAGCATTGTTCGCGGTCGCAGAGCAACAGCAAACCCTTGGCATTCTAACACGCTGGAGTGGACAACCCCGGTAAATCCTGGACACGGCAACTGGCCTGGAGCACTTCCGGTAGTTCACCGTTGGCCATACGATTATAGCAAGCCAGGTTCCGTAGAAGATTATATACCTCAAACAGTGCCTTTCTCTGAAACGCAGTCGTCGAACATGCCGCACGAGAGGGACTTTGAATAA
- a CDS encoding c-type cytochrome produces the protein MKRYKTLGLKASALFFSSAVLFACGDKSNPGYEYAPDMYHSVPLDPYSQIKENKFNPAGMNMREPAKGTVPRGMQGYNLYLSVDTAEVAGVELANPLKRTELNLAEGQVLYSRFCAPCHGEQGDGQGLVGIKFKGVPSYTAGRVAELPAGHIYHVITYGRGRMMPHGSQVNPTERWKIVMYVQQLQKGEVGAAVEEEVEEEAGGETITDNPVTGTPEDTPTRETPKN, from the coding sequence ATGAAAAGATACAAGACACTAGGTTTAAAAGCCTCTGCTCTATTTTTCTCATCTGCAGTGCTGTTTGCCTGCGGCGACAAAAGTAATCCAGGGTATGAGTATGCCCCAGACATGTACCATTCCGTTCCACTGGATCCTTACTCTCAGATAAAAGAAAACAAGTTCAACCCGGCCGGCATGAACATGCGTGAGCCAGCAAAGGGTACCGTGCCTCGTGGCATGCAAGGTTATAACCTGTACCTTTCTGTGGACACAGCAGAGGTTGCAGGCGTGGAACTGGCAAACCCGCTGAAGAGAACCGAATTGAACCTGGCAGAAGGCCAAGTGCTTTATAGCCGTTTCTGCGCACCTTGCCACGGAGAACAGGGCGATGGACAGGGATTGGTAGGCATTAAATTCAAAGGCGTTCCTTCTTATACAGCCGGACGAGTAGCAGAACTTCCTGCTGGCCATATTTACCACGTGATTACATACGGTAGAGGCCGCATGATGCCACACGGCTCACAGGTGAACCCGACAGAACGTTGGAAGATTGTGATGTACGTGCAGCAATTGCAGAAAGGCGAAGTAGGCGCTGCAGTGGAGGAAGAAGTGGAAGAGGAAGCAGGTGGTGAGACAATCACTGATAACCCGGTAACGGGTACACCAGAAGACACTCCAACAAGAGAAACTCCTAAAAACTAA
- a CDS encoding cytochrome c oxidase subunit 3, translating into MSTSTPLEVPNAGTWDGGNEPLKASYGKLMMWFFLLSDAFTFGALLTVYGLSRHNHMPYTGEPDAFVFSTQWWPIPEKVYNAFPGFHGVDLPLAFVALMTMILILSSVTMVLAVEAGHRMDKNDVQKWLLWTILFGSIFLGCQAWEWAHFITGTEEGMVLADGSRIFGANMTYNQYGPPLFANLFFFITGFHGTHVFSGVVLLILIFFNTVFGVYEKRGHYEMVEKVGLYWHFVDLVWVFVFTFFYLI; encoded by the coding sequence ATGTCTACTTCAACTCCGCTGGAAGTGCCTAACGCAGGTACATGGGATGGTGGCAATGAGCCATTGAAAGCGAGCTATGGTAAACTCATGATGTGGTTTTTCCTGCTATCAGATGCGTTTACTTTTGGGGCTCTTCTAACCGTTTATGGATTATCACGCCATAACCATATGCCTTATACCGGTGAGCCGGATGCATTTGTGTTTTCCACGCAGTGGTGGCCGATTCCTGAAAAAGTATACAATGCCTTCCCAGGTTTTCATGGAGTAGACCTGCCATTGGCGTTTGTGGCCTTAATGACCATGATCCTCATTCTTTCCTCCGTAACCATGGTACTTGCCGTCGAGGCCGGCCACCGCATGGACAAGAACGATGTGCAGAAGTGGTTACTTTGGACTATCCTTTTCGGGTCTATCTTCCTGGGTTGCCAGGCATGGGAGTGGGCTCACTTTATAACAGGTACTGAGGAGGGTATGGTATTGGCTGATGGTTCACGCATATTCGGGGCTAACATGACCTATAACCAGTACGGGCCTCCGCTGTTTGCAAACTTGTTCTTCTTTATTACAGGTTTCCACGGCACGCACGTTTTCTCTGGGGTAGTGCTGTTGATACTCATCTTCTTCAATACCGTGTTTGGCGTGTATGAGAAGCGAGGCCATTATGAGATGGTTGAGAAAGTAGGCCTTTACTGGCACTTTGTAGACCTGGTGTGGGTATTCGTATTCACGTTCTTCTACCTGATCTAA
- a CDS encoding cytochrome C oxidase subunit IV family protein — protein sequence MAHHTTDSDLHHQGEIPKAQTKAIWKTFGILVGLTALEFVFAFFMEAGTARNAIFIILTLFKAFYIVAEFMHLKHETKGLIWSIIIPLALLIWLMVALLSEGSYYFESITNYFN from the coding sequence ATGGCACACCATACTACCGATAGCGACCTTCACCACCAGGGTGAAATACCAAAGGCTCAGACCAAAGCCATCTGGAAAACATTTGGCATACTTGTAGGCTTAACAGCGCTGGAGTTCGTGTTTGCGTTCTTCATGGAAGCTGGCACAGCCCGTAACGCCATCTTTATTATACTTACCCTGTTCAAGGCGTTTTACATTGTGGCGGAGTTCATGCACTTAAAGCATGAGACAAAGGGCCTGATCTGGTCCATCATTATCCCGCTTGCATTGCTGATATGGCTCATGGTAGCACTTCTTTCGGAAGGCAGCTATTACTTTGAATCCATAACGAACTACTTCAACTAA
- a CDS encoding quinol:cytochrome C oxidoreductase, with protein sequence MTEERLIISRKTNNKFFLMIAIGVVLLIVGIILSALGGGAEHHEAAAGHGDAAAAAAHEPVSWTKRLFMNLWLNNVYFTGIALIGVFFVTFQYVAYAGWSVLIKRIPEALGYFLPVGGILMLITFLFGNHDIFHWTHEYLYDINDPRYDPIIAGKSGYLNFWFFLIRMIVYFALWIFFFNWLRKNSIDEDLHGGTSYYHKSIRISAMFLVVFGITSSTSAWDWVLSIDTHWFSTMFGWYVFASWFIAGLAAITLTVIILKQNGYLRLVNSNHLHDLGKFVFAFSIFWTYIWFSQFLLYWYANIPEEVIYYIERLGGNNGHYTWIFFTNLIINFAFPFLVLMTRDAKRQMIMLKIVTIAILIGHWLDFYLMMMPGTLRTEAGFGLIELGTALAFLGLFLFIFARGLSKASLVPVNHPFLEESVHHHV encoded by the coding sequence ATGACAGAAGAAAGACTCATCATTTCCAGAAAAACGAATAACAAGTTTTTCTTAATGATAGCTATAGGTGTAGTTTTACTTATAGTAGGCATCATTTTATCAGCCTTAGGCGGAGGAGCGGAGCACCACGAGGCTGCTGCAGGACATGGCGACGCTGCTGCGGCGGCGGCTCACGAACCTGTTTCCTGGACAAAACGCTTGTTCATGAACCTTTGGCTTAACAACGTATACTTTACAGGCATCGCCTTGATAGGCGTGTTCTTCGTGACGTTCCAGTATGTGGCCTACGCCGGCTGGTCCGTTTTAATTAAGCGCATACCCGAAGCACTGGGTTATTTCCTTCCGGTTGGTGGTATCCTGATGCTGATTACGTTCCTTTTTGGCAACCACGATATTTTCCATTGGACACACGAATACCTGTACGATATAAACGACCCGCGTTATGACCCCATCATAGCTGGTAAATCAGGCTACCTGAACTTCTGGTTCTTCCTGATCAGAATGATCGTATACTTCGCCCTGTGGATTTTCTTCTTTAACTGGCTACGTAAGAACTCCATTGATGAGGATCTTCACGGTGGAACAAGCTATTACCACAAGAGCATCCGTATTTCGGCCATGTTCCTAGTAGTTTTCGGTATTACTTCTTCTACATCAGCATGGGACTGGGTACTGTCGATTGACACGCACTGGTTCTCCACGATGTTTGGCTGGTATGTGTTTGCGAGTTGGTTTATTGCCGGTCTTGCTGCCATCACACTAACCGTAATCATCCTGAAGCAGAACGGCTATCTAAGACTGGTAAACTCAAACCACCTGCACGATTTAGGAAAGTTTGTTTTCGCATTCTCCATCTTCTGGACCTACATCTGGTTCTCGCAGTTTTTGCTTTACTGGTATGCAAACATTCCAGAGGAAGTTATCTACTACATCGAGAGATTAGGGGGTAATAACGGCCATTACACATGGATCTTTTTTACTAACCTGATTATAAACTTTGCCTTCCCTTTCCTTGTTCTAATGACAAGAGATGCAAAGCGCCAGATGATTATGCTGAAGATTGTGACAATTGCCATCCTGATCGGCCATTGGTTAGACTTTTACCTGATGATGATGCCAGGAACGCTTCGTACGGAAGCAGGATTTGGTCTGATAGAACTGGGCACAGCACTGGCTTTCCTGGGACTCTTCCTGTTCATATTCGCAAGAGGTTTATCAAAGGCTTCTCTGGTACCGGTAAACCATCCGTTCCTCGAGGAGAGTGTTCACCATCATGTTTAG
- a CDS encoding cytochrome c oxidase subunit II has translation MISIAIGLSVVLLFVILFLLFRIGTLASIFRGSTERAVGTTKTSNRVNGTLMILFLVLGGAGFIWSFIAYWDEMNPPLASVHGEWTDSLFWTTMIIIGVVFVITQILLFWYSYQYQHKDDKRAYYYPHNNKLEIIWTMIPAVVMALLVFGGWKTWTNITSASPEESIVVEVMGKQFNWMVRYPGADGELGVAKTPLITAVNEFGIDFSDPNAQDDFMPREIHVPKGKPVLLKIRARDVIHSVYMPHFRLKMDAVPGMPTKFWFVPTKTTYEMRNETGNPEFNYELACAEVCGRGHFAMRFVVVVDEPEEYEAWLAEQVSFAEQNPDVVAGFSKKAPAQLVAESAAADKAEVKTEL, from the coding sequence ATGATTTCGATCGCCATAGGTTTATCCGTCGTTTTATTATTTGTTATCCTTTTCCTGCTTTTCAGGATTGGTACGCTCGCCTCCATCTTCAGGGGGTCTACAGAGCGGGCTGTGGGTACAACAAAAACTAGTAATCGCGTTAACGGCACGCTAATGATTCTTTTCCTGGTGTTGGGTGGAGCTGGATTTATCTGGTCTTTCATCGCCTACTGGGATGAAATGAACCCGCCACTGGCATCTGTACACGGTGAGTGGACGGACAGCTTGTTCTGGACGACGATGATTATCATCGGTGTTGTGTTTGTGATCACGCAAATCCTGCTGTTCTGGTACTCTTACCAGTACCAGCACAAGGATGATAAAAGAGCTTACTACTACCCGCACAACAACAAACTGGAGATTATCTGGACAATGATTCCTGCGGTTGTGATGGCCTTACTTGTATTTGGTGGCTGGAAAACCTGGACCAACATCACCAGTGCCTCTCCTGAGGAGTCCATTGTGGTGGAAGTAATGGGCAAGCAGTTTAACTGGATGGTGCGCTACCCGGGTGCTGATGGTGAGCTTGGCGTAGCCAAAACACCTCTTATCACAGCTGTGAACGAATTCGGTATCGATTTCTCTGATCCTAATGCCCAGGACGACTTCATGCCACGTGAGATCCACGTGCCCAAAGGAAAGCCGGTGTTGCTGAAGATCAGAGCACGGGATGTAATCCACAGCGTGTACATGCCACATTTCCGTCTGAAGATGGATGCTGTTCCGGGAATGCCTACTAAGTTCTGGTTTGTACCTACCAAGACAACTTACGAGATGCGTAACGAGACAGGCAATCCTGAATTCAACTATGAGCTTGCCTGTGCCGAAGTTTGTGGCCGTGGTCACTTTGCGATGCGCTTTGTGGTGGTGGTAGACGAGCCCGAGGAATATGAGGCGTGGCTAGCCGAGCAAGTATCGTTTGCAGAGCAAAATCCCGATGTAGTGGCTGGCTTCTCTAAGAAAGCCCCTGCACAGTTAGTAGCCGAGTCTGCTGCTGCGGATAAGGCTGAAGTAAAAACTGAGTTGTAG
- a CDS encoding DUF3341 domain-containing protein — protein MNKKFVLGIYDDEDVLLTAIENMRAAGTKIYEVFSPYPVHGIDDVLGIKRSRLPIVAFLGGLTGMSFALWMQIWMLGFDWPMIIGGKPHIALPSFIPVTFELTVLFAAFSMVITFFIVTNIRPSLRVNVFDKRSTDDKFVMAIEVKEGVTDMSALNNLLRSTGAIEVNEKEVVK, from the coding sequence ATGAATAAGAAGTTTGTTCTAGGAATTTATGATGATGAAGATGTGCTGCTGACAGCCATCGAAAACATGCGCGCTGCCGGCACTAAGATATACGAAGTGTTCTCACCATATCCTGTTCACGGAATCGATGATGTATTAGGCATCAAGCGCTCGAGGCTGCCAATCGTAGCCTTCCTGGGTGGATTGACCGGTATGTCGTTTGCGCTCTGGATGCAGATCTGGATGCTGGGCTTTGACTGGCCAATGATCATTGGTGGTAAACCCCACATCGCGTTACCGTCTTTTATCCCGGTAACATTTGAGCTTACCGTTTTATTCGCTGCATTCAGCATGGTAATCACCTTCTTCATTGTCACCAACATTCGGCCTTCGCTGCGCGTGAACGTGTTCGATAAGCGCTCAACTGATGATAAGTTTGTGATGGCCATTGAAGTGAAAGAAGGAGTAACAGATATGTCAGCCCTTAACAACCTGCTGCGCTCTACCGGGGCCATTGAGGTTAATGAGAAGGAGGTAGTAAAATAA
- a CDS encoding COX15/CtaA family protein, whose translation MSTKSFKNKRFRNIGVLTVLAVYFLILVGGIVRSTGSGMGCPDWPKCFGSWVPPTDVSQLPEDYLEVYKQKRIEKNEKLAAYLDKLGFEEVSAAIFSHPNQYIETEFNVTKTWIEYINRLVGALIGIFIFLKVLYSIPYLRTDKTVFFLSLASFVMVGFQGWLGSIVVSTNLLPVVVTIHMALALVLVAMLQYVVARAYKEDIAENVDYSSKVNALLWVLAIITFGQILVGTQVREEVDLVSFMMNGAGRETWVDQLGNYFYFHRSFSIVVLALHVYIAYHLYKIMSRQITLLTHLMLVLLGAEIVIGIIMAYFAIPPVLQPLHLTFGSLLFGVQFQLIIVYHYASKRAFKPQAVVHN comes from the coding sequence ATGTCTACAAAATCTTTTAAGAACAAAAGATTTAGAAATATTGGAGTACTTACAGTCTTGGCTGTATACTTTCTGATATTAGTCGGAGGAATCGTACGAAGCACCGGTTCAGGAATGGGATGCCCAGACTGGCCTAAATGCTTCGGCAGTTGGGTTCCTCCGACTGATGTCAGTCAATTACCAGAAGATTACCTGGAGGTTTACAAGCAGAAGCGAATAGAGAAAAACGAGAAGTTGGCTGCTTACCTGGACAAACTAGGTTTTGAAGAAGTATCCGCTGCCATATTCTCGCATCCGAACCAGTACATTGAAACAGAGTTCAATGTCACAAAGACCTGGATTGAATACATAAACAGGTTGGTTGGTGCGTTAATAGGAATTTTCATCTTTCTGAAGGTTCTCTATTCCATCCCTTACCTAAGAACCGATAAAACAGTATTTTTTCTGTCACTGGCCAGTTTTGTTATGGTTGGTTTTCAAGGTTGGTTAGGCTCTATTGTGGTATCTACCAATTTGTTGCCGGTAGTTGTAACGATACACATGGCCTTGGCCTTAGTTTTAGTAGCCATGTTGCAGTACGTGGTTGCCAGAGCTTATAAAGAGGATATCGCTGAGAACGTTGACTACTCCTCTAAGGTAAATGCACTACTTTGGGTATTGGCCATTATTACTTTTGGGCAGATTCTGGTAGGAACACAGGTGCGGGAAGAAGTGGACCTTGTTTCGTTTATGATGAACGGTGCAGGCCGGGAGACGTGGGTTGATCAGTTGGGAAATTACTTCTACTTCCATCGTTCCTTTTCCATAGTAGTTTTGGCGCTGCATGTATACATCGCCTACCACTTGTACAAAATCATGAGCAGGCAGATAACGCTGCTTACGCACCTGATGCTGGTGCTGCTTGGTGCCGAGATTGTGATCGGTATTATTATGGCCTATTTTGCCATACCACCGGTATTACAGCCTCTGCACCTGACATTCGGGTCGCTTTTGTTCGGCGTGCAGTTTCAGCTAATTATCGTTTACCATTATGCCTCTAAAAGGGCATTTAAACCGCAGGCAGTTGTTCATAACTAA
- the cyoE gene encoding heme o synthase has protein sequence MHKAAAYFQLLKFRLSLTVAFSSAIGFILGYPNSKWYDIALVMLGGMLVTGSANIINQIIEKDLDKLMKRTAKRPLPTGQVSVLEAVVFCVLLGVSGAALLALYFNPLAAALSLLSLVLYGFIYTPLKQINPICVFVGAIPGAMPPLIGWVAATGSIDIQAIILFGIQFFWQFPHFWAIAWVLDDDYKKAGFKMLPMAGGKNLKTAIQIMSYTLVLIPLSLLPLQFGMTGTTSAMIAVICGVLFLAQTFYLMRTCSKKAAMSIMFGSFLYLPIVQIAFVLDKI, from the coding sequence ATGCATAAAGCAGCAGCATATTTCCAGTTACTGAAGTTCAGGCTAAGCTTAACTGTTGCTTTTTCTAGTGCCATTGGTTTTATACTTGGTTATCCCAATAGTAAGTGGTATGATATTGCGCTGGTGATGCTGGGGGGCATGTTGGTAACAGGATCCGCGAACATCATCAACCAGATCATAGAGAAGGACCTGGATAAGCTGATGAAGCGCACTGCCAAACGACCTTTGCCAACCGGGCAGGTAAGCGTACTGGAGGCCGTGGTGTTCTGTGTGCTGCTGGGTGTATCGGGGGCTGCTTTGCTTGCTTTATACTTTAACCCACTTGCGGCAGCGCTTTCTTTGCTTTCCCTTGTCCTGTACGGTTTCATCTATACGCCACTCAAGCAAATTAACCCGATCTGCGTTTTTGTTGGCGCAATCCCAGGGGCAATGCCTCCACTAATCGGGTGGGTGGCCGCTACCGGTTCCATCGATATACAGGCAATCATTTTATTCGGGATACAGTTTTTCTGGCAGTTCCCGCACTTTTGGGCCATTGCCTGGGTGCTGGATGATGACTATAAGAAAGCTGGTTTTAAGATGCTGCCAATGGCTGGTGGTAAAAACCTGAAAACAGCTATTCAGATTATGAGCTATACGCTTGTGCTGATACCGCTAAGCCTGCTGCCGTTGCAGTTTGGTATGACGGGAACAACATCAGCCATGATTGCGGTGATATGTGGTGTGCTGTTTCTGGCGCAGACGTTTTACCTGATGCGCACCTGCTCTAAAAAAGCGGCGATGAGCATCATGTTTGGATCTTTCCTGTATCTGCCCATTGTGCAGATAGCCTTTGTGTTAGATAAAATTTAA
- a CDS encoding cytochrome c oxidase subunit 3 — MANVPIDNHNNSGGVHPLKFSLWLIIISIIMMFAAFTSAYIVRREEGNWLEYDLPSILLINTIIIILSSVTMQLAHNAARNDNMKMLKLMLLLTIGLGIAFLIGQLNGWSELVDNKVFFGGSGANPSGSFLYVLTGVHGFHLVTGLIFVLIVFFSSLNYKIHSKNMLRIHLCTVYWHFLGGLWLYLYIFLRINH; from the coding sequence ATGGCTAATGTTCCTATAGATAACCATAACAACTCTGGTGGGGTGCACCCACTAAAGTTTTCGCTGTGGTTGATTATTATAAGTATAATCATGATGTTTGCAGCTTTTACCAGCGCATACATCGTAAGGCGGGAGGAGGGAAACTGGTTAGAGTACGACCTGCCTTCTATTCTGCTGATCAACACCATCATTATCATTTTAAGCTCTGTTACGATGCAGCTGGCACATAACGCGGCAAGAAATGATAACATGAAGATGCTGAAGCTGATGCTGCTGCTGACGATCGGTTTGGGCATCGCTTTTCTGATCGGGCAGCTCAATGGATGGTCAGAACTGGTGGATAACAAAGTGTTCTTTGGCGGATCAGGAGCCAACCCTTCCGGCTCGTTTCTGTATGTACTTACAGGCGTGCACGGGTTTCACCTGGTAACCGGGCTTATCTTTGTGCTGATCGTGTTTTTCAGCAGCCTGAATTATAAAATCCATTCGAAGAACATGCTGCGGATACATTTGTGTACCGTTTACTGGCACTTTTTAGGTGGACTTTGGCTATATTTGTACATCTTCTTAAGAATAAATCACTAA